The nucleotide window GGATAAATTTGCCGCAATAGTTGAACACCTTCAGAGAGGAAATCTCCGTTATGTTGACGagaaattttttgtaaatattttcatgtcCGTTCCTGTAATGAGCATTATGTGTGATGGCCCTCCTTTCCGTGCGCACGTTTTTTCCTGCTGATAGGGGGAGGCGCTGCTCATAAGTCCAGTGCGCCAGAATTGCCAGGCAGTGAAAGCTTCGATCGAATTTGTAAACGCCGCTACTGCTGAGGTGCACGACTGGCAGAGCTATTCGCTGTGTCTCACGTCGCTGAACAACTAAGTTATACACCTGGGAGTGGATGACTTCTCCCTGGTGGGAGCTGCCACTATATTTGGTAAAATTCGCGTACAGGAAGAAGCGCCCTTCGCTGCGCGCCACGATGGAAAGGAACGCATCGGGGGAGACCCTTAAATCGGTGACGATTGTGCGTCtcgcgggggggggtccATCCGGTTGGCCATGCGATTGGCGTGATTGAAGTGATTGGCGTGCCGCCTTACCGTCACGCTcgcccccccccagcaggACGCTCCCATCGTTGACAAAATACTCCACCTGGAACAACTCCGCTGTGCGCTCGTAAATCAGGCGAAAGTCCAGCGAGAGGAACGGGCGCGCGTCCCCCCCTCCGCCATAAAACCTGGCGAAGGTCTCTACCTCCTCATTGGGAACCAACCGAATGGTGTCCTCTGCAAACAGCCTCATGGATCGTACATAATCAACCGTCACGTcaaatttgagaaaaaaaaactttcgcaattttttctcctcttccacttcttcgcAAGTGTGTGCATCCGTGATgtggcattttttgcttcccctgcGATGCTCCACATAGTGATGATAATACTTTTCCACGTCGTGAAAGTCCGCTTCCAACTTTTggatgttttttaaatttgcccttcccttttgttggCTGAAAACGGTGTAGTAActttcaaaaatggggaaaacgtGAAGTGCCGTTTTTCCCACAGAGCTGCCTGATTTGATGGAGCATACGTGGATGCACTTCTCCCCAGGCAACTTGAACACTCCCTCCACCGCCActagtttttcattttttgaaaggcACACAACTTTATGTATGAGCGGGTGGCATAGCTGGACGGGGATTTCCACGGTCTGCTGATAGGAGTGTATCAAAATGGAGTTTCCTCCCCCGTAAAGTGAAACCCCCCTTGAATACACAATTAGACGCGTCATGTTTGACCAAATGGAGATGAGTCTGTTGGCCAGCTTATACTTCACTTCCACTTGTATGTAGTATTTGCCTTCATGTGAGCTGCGCAGCTGGAAGAACATGTCCGTCGATACGGCGGTAGCTTTTTCCGTTGTGCTGCGTTGTGGCGTTTGTAGCTGGTCCGCTTGCTCATTCCACCCCTCTGGAGACCAACTCAGGGGGGTCATCTCTACCCGCTTGTTATAATCGTAGGTCAGCTTCACCTGCAGCTCCTGCGTGGGGAGCATACTGACCTTTCTATTATACTTGTCAAAAAATTGGACCCTCATGGGAACTGCCATTTggtcccccccttctgcattTCGAGCGAGCAGGGATACCTCTACCCTCgccaatttggaaaatgagAAACGAATCTCAAGGTGATCCATTTCGTGCACCAACATGTTTTGTATCGTCAGAATTGCGTTTGCCTGGAACGACGAGTTGACGTACACGCGGGTGCATTTCTCCGGGGGGGACTTGGGGCGCTCCAAATCTACGATGGTCGCCCTTGGTTTGGTTCTTTTCACGTGGTGGCCACTAACATTGTGATGGCCGCCAACATCGTGATGGTcgctccccccgcgcagcttctccccctcgggGGGCGGCAGCACGCTGATCCGGTTGGTCCCCCTGACGGAGTATCTCAGCGCGTGCAGGGGACACCCACCGCTGTCCACCGATGTACAGATGGGCAGTGAGTAATACACATGCggagagaaaaacaaaaccaaATGGTCCTCATACCAGATGCGCATTCTTTcgcaaaagtgaagaaacacatatttttgaaaGTGGTGTGAAATGGCTCCGCCTTCACCATCACGGGAGGAATACTCCACTGTTAGGAGAAATTTCCCAGCTGAGCAGGCTGCAAAGGGGTTCATCCCGTTTGGGGGTCCACCCATATCATCCTTCTCAACCCCTTCGTCACTGCAgtttatcaaaattttacTGTTCGTcttaatcaaattttttcttttctcctttgtcATTTGGAAGTTGCTGGACTTCCCCTTTAGGCACATTTTGAGGAGGTCCCCTGAAGAAGGGTCTTCCTCCAAAGTGTAGCGAAACGGCTCGTTGGTGAGAATCACATTTTCATCTTCGTCCACGAGGAAGGCCTTCATGTAGTagtccacatttttgtaaagcGTCAATTTTGAGCCCTCCACCATTTGGAGCTTCTGCACATATTTGCTAAAAATGGTCACTTGGATGGACGAGGGGTACTTGAAATGGACGGGCAAATGGTTCTCCGTCACAACTTGGGGGGTTCCAATCCCCCACGTTTTCATCTTTACTAGGATGTTTAACGtcacgtgttttttttcccccctatCGCATCGTATAGTGTAGTACTGCTTGATGGGGAAGAAGGGTTCATATGGGAGTGGCGGAGAGTGCCCCTtggcggggggaaaaacggaGTGAGGTGTTCCCTCTCTGTGGAAAGGACTTCCCTTTGATCGTCTTCCTCGTGGGGGgactccccatttgggccTAAAGTCGTATTCGAACAGACGTCTATTGTATAACCTCCACACGGGGATGTATTGCTCCTTCGCATTTTCGTGAAAAAGCTCTCcagtaaaaatattcctgTGTGGGGCAATACCCATGCGCTGCTCACTCAGGTAGAATTCACTTTGAAACTTCTCCCCAAGGAACAGCCTGCTGAAGAGGGGTGCAGCTGCGGGAAGGCCCCTCCTCTCGTTGAGGAATCGATTTCGTTTAAGAGTCAACTCGGGGAAAGTACCCTCGGAGGATATGCTAACCCTGTGTGGGGTGACTGCAAACCCGTCGTACACAATCAGATGGGCCATCTGCCCAAACTTCACAAATTTGCTACACACAAAATCGTGGCAGATAATgcctttaacttttttaaacactCCAAAAGTCATTTGTGTGTCTACGCTCCTCTCCTGTGTGTATTCCATGCGGAGTGggatcttcctcttctcccttttccctcTCAATTGGTAATACGCACATGCGTTTTGGTAAGCGCCTTCCAATTTGAGAAAGCCCGCAtgtttttttacaacttccAGGTAGTTCCTGTCATGCTTTATCTTCATGTGGTGACGTACTACGTCAAAGCAGCTGCTGATGGGTGTCCCCCCCTGTAAAGCTTCCCTCCGTTTGAAGCGCCCATTTTGGCCCCTCTTCAGTAGGGCCATTCCACCTGCACGCTGCGCCTTCATTGTCATCCAACCCAGGCGCAtgaatatatacacattagTAACTTCGTTCTCCTCGAGGATACTCTTCTGGGCAATAGCGGAGAGATGCACTACCCGGTCTCCCACATACACAGTGCTCAGGAAGCAATTATTCAAATGGGGATCGTCACAAATTAGCAGGCATATTATATCGAATCTGTTTTTACCGCTGGGTGGGGTGCCTTTGGTGTGCCTCCTTCTGTGGCTattcccct belongs to Plasmodium vivax chromosome 3, whole genome shotgun sequence and includes:
- a CDS encoding hypothetical protein, conserved (encoded by transcript PVX_000795A); translated protein: MGLLLLAYLLASLTESRKNDILYGDIISFNNLNDEKNLRYYGSGSPDKCYWWYFLSEDFFEIVYLGGDEPAKRRKGGKAEKGGAGPKEKPTGVEKGDEVAGKGGVDRRDPPGRSITITSDDICASEILILLNKKKAACKSVSSFFVRVNSQGEEKKYIAVEYLVSSQIYMVSSGIVMYKNQNESKNLYIISDSGKKISILETSHFNLFFDERYLQHAHVKHGRGELELQLRTKGKVGKTRVIIALPNKCKPLFFVVTVFVYEWLSLLPHGVDFPEGALVRLILRRERPPAGKNNHTDYESGNVHDDAKYSDGDRFSCTALTKRHVLRASPLRRRVTISSLLSKHVEGRHPIRRSTSVRLTNCIRKNYVEISPNGYQIQQSRSYDIVSEEVLKIKEGTSGRSLHIIVKNLHSGQVFSSRVNIHRVAKSKLACFGFIGGEPPGSGTPNRGAVEGEIEMIRAHFFYREHYYVDNLHVESFFQPNAQAGQTDGGEKLTLRRKYLCLMQLYGEGGAKLHGVYTSGDVKLTVSSKSHKLSVLPLHFFPEYGAYYFMPIRKGGEVSLEMTYRGDYASRKDLFISAPVKCHVKGGALSMSTLFVLPGETIRYQCTGGGSTANRQPGSRHPPNKRTLKLYNWGGNLDAHADETKLHISVRKPPPGGSTPPQGNSHRRRHTKGTPPSGKNRFDIICLLICDDPHLNNCFLSTVYVGDRVVHLSAIAQKSILEENEVTNVYIFMRLGWMTMKAQRAGGMALLKRGQNGRFKRREALQGGTPISSCFDVVRHHMKIKHDRNYLEVVKKHAGFLKLEGAYQNACAYYQLRGKREKRKIPLRMEYTQERSVDTQMTFGVFKKVKGIICHDFVCSKFVKFGQMAHLIVYDGFAVTPHRVSISSEGTFPELTLKRNRFLNERRGLPAAAPLFSRLFLGEKFQSEFYLSEQRMGIAPHRNIFTGELFHENAKEQYIPVWRLYNRRLFEYDFRPKWGVPPRGRRSKGSPFHREGTPHSVFPPAKGHSPPLPYEPFFPIKQYYTIRCDRGEKKHVTLNILVKMKTWGIGTPQVVTENHLPVHFKYPSSIQVTIFSKYVQKLQMVEGSKLTLYKNVDYYMKAFLVDEDENVILTNEPFRYTLEEDPSSGDLLKMCLKGKSSNFQMTKEKRKNLIKTNSKILINCSDEGVEKDDMGGPPNGMNPFAACSAGKFLLTVEYSSRDGEGGAISHHFQKYVFLHFCERMRIWYEDHLVLFFSPHVYYSLPICTSVDSGGCPLHALRYSVRGTNRISVLPPPEGEKLRGGSDHHDVGGHHNVSGHHVKRTKPRATIVDLERPKSPPEKCTRVYVNSSFQANAILTIQNMLVHEMDHLEIRFSFSKLARVEVSLLARNAEGGDQMAVPMRVQFFDKYNRKVSMLPTQELQVKLTYDYNKRVEMTPLSWSPEGWNEQADQLQTPQRSTTEKATAVSTDMFFQLRSSHEGKYYIQVEVKYKLANRLISIWSNMTRLIVYSRGVSLYGGGNSILIHSYQQTVEIPVQLCHPLIHKVVCLSKNEKLVAVEGVFKLPGEKCIHVCSIKSGSSVGKTALHVFPIFESYYTVFSQQKGRANLKNIQKLEADFHDVEKYYHHYVEHRRGSKKCHITDAHTCEEVEEEKKLRKFFFLKFDVTVDYVRSMRLFAEDTIRLVPNEEVETFARFYGGGGDARPFLSLDFRLIYERTAELFQVEYFVNDGSVLLGGGERDGKAARQSLQSRQSHGQPDGPPPARRTIVTDLRVSPDAFLSIVARSEGRFFLYANFTKYSGSSHQGEVIHSQVYNLVVQRRETQRIALPVVHLSSSGVYKFDRSFHCLAILAHWTYEQRLPLSAGKNVRTERRAITHNAHYRNGHENIYKKFLVNITEISSLKVFNYCGKFIPLNVVQYLSIRLYSVNMERVLPPLNGQLYVHVSHPTVLTVRTLGPNHLFVVPHRMGCSFVLVRFELHPGGHPAKGPLNNGRTNPRADLPPQAGGQPSPTTKMHLCVTKRVPTKYFRRRKNCYYLNRVYKLLGRYSHRFFEQPYLCVDSVSREEAKVDQVSSGLLSKSNFNRAYKHDDAIYMVNEFEDLFQPPTGHLSVINDHCSGLKL